GGTCGGGCAGAATGGCTATACGCCGCTCGATGTCACCATCACCTCAGTGTCGGGTGCGTCGAGTCTGACGGTCTCGTCGCTCGATTCGCGTGATGCGATCTTTGATCCGGCCCAGTCGCTCAAACGGACTTGGGTTCTGACGGAAACGGGCAACATTACCGTCGACCTTGTGTTTAATTATCTGGCAGGCGATGTAGCCGGCGACGAATCGGCGTACATCCTCTGGAAGACCGATGCCGGATCGCCGGTCAACGTCGGCGGAACTGTCAATGCAGCCGCTCACACGCTGTCGCTCTCGGGCGTCAGTAGCTTTTCGCGTTGGACCGGAGCAGGTCCGCTGGCACCGACCGCCAGCGAGGTTTCGGTTTCGGGACGTGTCTTGACCGCTAACGGGCAAGGCATACGCAATGCGAGGGTCAGCGTCAGCGGCAACACTCTGCCGCAACGGTTGTACGCGATGACCGGGCCATTCGGCTTTTATCGGATCGACGGCCTCGAGGCAGGCGAGACGTATGTCGTGACCGTCGGCGCGAAAACCTACGTATTCCAGGTGCCGAGCAGGGTCATAACACTCGCCGACAGCGTCGAGGATCTCGATTTTATCGCCCAGCCCTAGGCTCGGTCTATATATGGACGTCGGTTGTGTTTTAGCCGAAAAAGGTAGTATATTTTTCGTGAGATCTACGGTCTCAAAAAGGGCGCTTTTCACCTGGGTGATCAGCGCCTTTTTTATTTCTAGGTGCGAGTCGGCGCCATTTTTTTAAGTCAAATGCTTTATGGTGTTTGCATACGAGTTTGCACAGGTTTATATTTGTGCGGACTTAATTCCCCGGAGAATAAATGAAAAAACTGAATGTAATAGCTGCCTTCGCATTTTTTATGCTGATTTGGCTGGCCGTGCCGAGCAATGTGCCGGCACAAAAGAACCCCAAATTTGACTATCCGACGCTGGAGCGCCAGCTTACGCAGGAGTATCACGGTGAAAAGGTTCGCCCCGGCAGCGAACTTGCCAAACTGATCGCGGAGAATCAAGATTTTGAGATGCTCCGCTCTGATGAGTTTACTGATAAGCGCGGCCTGCCGCCCTGGATCCGTGTATGGTGGCGTAAGGGCCATCCGGAGGGCGACTATAACGACATCGACCCGACCAAGGGCTATCCGCTCGTGCTCAAAGAGATCGTTGAATGGATGATGACCCATCAGGATCTTAAGCCCGGCCCCGGAGCCGAATCAGAACGGACCGGCGGCTCGTCGTTCGTCGATATGCTGGTCGGCACCAATGTCCGCACCTCCGGAGCTCAGACGGTGCCCCGCAGCGAATCGTATATTCAGATCAATTACTTTAATACTTCGCAGATCCTCGTCGCGTCAAACAATATCGGCGGCAGTGGGCAACAGGGTGTTTATCGCTCGACTGACGGTGGCTCGACGTGGGCACAGACGACACTGCCGTTCGCTCCGGGCGACTCTACTCATTCGGATCCGACGGTAGATTTTACGAGTGACGGCCGTTCGTGGTCGTCAACGCTCGGTATCGCCGGCTCGACGCTCCGTCTACGTAATTATTACTCGACCGACGGCGGTGCGACGTGGACCTTTGAGGCAACGCCATCGGGTTCGCAGACCAACGTCGATAAGCAGATCGTCTGGGTCGACAAGAGTGCGACATCGCCATTTTTCGGCCAGACCTATGCGATCTGGCATAACGGCAGTCCTGCCTTTGTAAATCGCCGTACCGCTGGTGCCGGCGGCACCTGGCTCGCCGCGCCGATCCAAGTCAGCGGTACCGAATCTACAGGAACCGCGATCGGCGGCGATATTCGCTCGAATAGCGTCGGCGAGGTTTTTGGATTTTGGCCAACTACGACCAATCGCCGGATCATTATGATCAAATCGACCGACGGCGGCAATACTTGGGCTCCGGGTATCCAGGTCGGATCGACCTTCGATGGATTCGATATCGGAATTCCTTCCTTTGCCAACCGCCGCGCATTTATGTACGTATCCGGCGGCGGATATCGCACGGTCTCAAAGAATAACGTGTATGCCTCTTGGACCGACCTTTCGGGCGACGCGGGTTGTACCGCGGCGGCCAACGAGCCGGGCACAAACGTCGCTTCGACATGTAAGATGCGCGTATGGTTTGCGCGTTCGACCGATGGTGGAGCGACGTGGTCGCCTGCCGTAAAGATCAATAATCAGGCGACCAACAACGATCAGTTCAGCCAGTGGCTGGCCATCGATGAGACCAACGGAAATCTTGTAATGATCTATAACGATACCGTAGCCGACGCGGGACGAAAGAAATCTGATATTTGGTTTCAAGCCTCGTACGACGACGGTGCAACCTGGACGACCGCTGAAAAGGTGACCACCGCCATGACCGACGAGACGATCGCCGGTGCCGATAGCGGCAATCAGTACGGCGATTATAACGGTATGAGCGGTTATGCTAATTCGTTCTTCCCGTCGTGGACCGATCGTCGCAATAACGCCAGCGAAGAGATCTGGACAGCCCTGATCTCGCTCGGACCGCCGCCGCCGCCCGCACCGATCATCCAATCGGCAGGCGTCGCGATCACGGCTGAGAATGGCGTGCCGATCAACGGCGTTCCGGATCCTGCCGAGACAATCACTGTAACGCTCGGGCTGCAAAATATCGGCAATGCCGACACCGGTAACGCGGTTACGGCGACATTGCAACCGACCGGCGGCGTGACCAATCCGACGACGGTACAGAATTACGGCACGCTGACCTTTGGTGGCCCCGCCGTCACCCGCAGCTATACTTTTGTGGTCGATCCGTCGACCGTCTGCGGCAATTCGATCACGCTGACGTGGGCCGTACAGGACGGAGCAAATTCGCAAAACGTGACGCGTACCTATTCGACCGGCACACCGATCTCGAGCCTGACGCAAAACTTTGACGGTGTTACCGCTCCGGCACTTCCGGCAGGATGGACGTCAACGAACGAAGGCGCCGGACCGCCGGCCGTTTGGGTGACCTCAGCGACGGGTCCGAACAGTGCCCCGAACTCGGCGTTTACCAATGACCCGGCGACGATCGGCAGTTCGTATTTTGAATCGCCGGTGATCGCGATCAATTCGGCCGCGGCGACCTTCAAATTTAAGAATAAGTACGCCACCGAGTCGACCTTTGACGGAATGGTACTTGATATCAAGATCGGTGCCGGTGCCTACACAGACATCGTCGCAGCGGGCGGAGTCTTCGTCCTAGGCGGATACAATTCGACGATCTCGTCGTCATTTCAGAGCCCGATCGGCGGCCGTCAGGCTTGGTCAGGTGCTTCCGGCGGATTTATCAATACCGAGGTGACGCTGCCGGCGTCGGCCAATGGCCAGAATGTCCAGCTTCGATGGCGTATGGCAACCGACTCGTCCGTTTCATCGACCGGTGTAAATATCGACGATGTCCAGGTACTTGCCGGAACCGGTTGTGCGGCCGTCACCACATCGGTCAAGTCAAGGGCCGACTTTGACGGCGACGGCAAGACCGATGTTTCGGTGTTCCGACCGTCGACCGGCGTCTGGTATCTTGATCGTTCGACTGCCGGATTTGCGGCGATCAACTGGGGAGTGAGCGGCGACGTTCTCGTACCGGGAGATTTTGACGGCGACGGCAAAGCGGACACGGCCATTTTCCGTGCGGACGCTAACCCGGCAAACTCCGATTACTACATTCTAAAGAGTAATGGATTTGTCTTTTCGGGGACGTCGTGGGGCGTACCGGGCGACGTGCCGATCGTCGGCGATTACGACGGCGATAGCAAGACCGATTTCGCGGTGTTCCGTCCGTCGTCAGGTACCTGGTTTGTGCTCAACAGCAGCAATGGTTCAAACACCGTCGCGGCATTTGGCCAGACGGGCGATCAGGCGATGGCGTTTGATCTCGAGAATGACGGTAAGACAAATTTTGCCGTTTATCGCCCGAGCAACAACACCTGGTATATCGCTAAGAACACCGGCGATCCGGCGACCAACTTCGAAGTCTATCCGTTTGGATCGGCGGGTGATATCGCGATCGCCGCTGATTACGACGGCGATAACAAGGACGATGTCGCGGTATTCCGGCCGTCGAATGGTGTCTGGTATATTCGCCGCAGTACTGACGGCGGTGTGATCTTTACCGCATTTGGGCTCAATGGCGACGTGCCGGTACCGGGTGACTACGACGGCGACGGTAAGGATGATGTGGCCGTTTACCGCGGCGGCACATGGTACGTCAATCGGTCGACTGCCGGATTCTTCCAAACGGCGTTCGGCCTCGCGACGGATACTGCGGTTCCGGCGGTTCTGCATCCGTAAACTGTTGATACGACAGGGGAAAAGGCCGGCCATTTGGGTCGGCCTTTTCATTTTTTGTCCGCATTGTTTCGTGATGCGGCAAATTGGCGATATATTTATCAACTAGAGATGAACCGACGAGAAATGTTAAAAGGTGCGGCCGCGATCCCTCTGCTGGCTCAAGCAATGGTCGCCGGGACGGCCGCCAGGCCCAAGATGATCAAACCAAAACGCCTTAAGCCCGGCGACACCGTCGGGATCATCGCACCGGCCAGCGGCGTCGCACCGGAAACGTGGGACCGTGCCGTCAAGAATATTGAAAGTCTCGGCTTTAAGGCAAAGGTCGGCAAGAACGCCCGCGGCCGCCTGAGCTTTCTGTCAGCGACAGACAAGGAGAGGCTCGAGGACCTGCATTGGGCGTTTTCTGACGCTGAGGTGAGCGCCGTCTGGTGCGTACGCGGTGGCGGTGGTGCTCCGCGGCTGTTGCCGGATATCGATTACGCACTGATCCGGAAAAATCCAAAGATATTCATAGGGTTTTCTGACATAACGGCATTGCACGTCGCGATCCACCAAAAAACCGGCCTTGTTACATTTCACGGCCCGGTCGCGTCTTCGGAATATTCTGATTACACGCGTAAGCACGTTATAAGTGTCCTGTGCGAACCGTCGGCGACGCACCTCGCCCAAGTGTCGGAGTTTAACGCGGCTAAGGAATCCGCGTATTTTCGTACTGAGACGCTCCGTAAGGGCAAATGCCGCGGCCGTCTGACGGGCGGCAATCTCGCGTTGCTGACCTCCATCGCCGGCACGCCCTACGCTCTCGGTGATCTCAAGGGCAAACTGCTCTTTATCGAGGACGTCAACGAACCGCCGTACCGCGTCGACCGTATGCTCACGCAATTACGGCAGAGTTGTGACCTGAGTACTGTTGCCGGTATTGCTCTCGGTATCTTTGATGAGGGCGGAGCAACGCCGGCAAAAACGTCGCAGCCGTTGATGGATGTTTTCCGCGATCGACTGGGAGATCTCGGTGTGCCGTTGGTTTATGGCCTTTCCTTTGGGCACATTCGCGACAATTTAGTCTTGCCGTATGGTATCGAGGCCGAGCTCGACGCCGACAATGCCACGATCACCTACCTCGAACCGGCAGTTATTTAAGCGTATTTATTTTGGCAAAAGTATGGGATCGGTCACGCCGATCTTTCGCACGATCGCGGCTGACTCGGCCGCCGTAGTGCTGCGCGGGGCACCGAAACGCTCGACGATGACCGGCAGCAGCTCCACTTGCTCGAGCCGCGCTGTCTTCTCGACGTTTACACCGCCGTCGTGAGCGACCGAGATCTTGAGCATAAGCCCCTCCATCGTGTCCGGTTTGCGCTGGTCAAATATGAAGTTTCCGAGCGAATAAAAGATGTATTTGCCGCGATAATTTTCGATCGTCTGGATCCAGTGCGGATGCGCTCCGATCACCATATCCGCGCCGTTATCAATTGCGGCGTGGCCAAAATCGATCTGCGGCTGATGCGGCCGCCGCGTGTATTCGATACCGGCGTGCATCGCGACGACCACAAATTGACACCCTTCATTTCGCAAACTCGCGATCGAATTGCGCATTAGTTCGACATCCTCGATCCTGGCGACAAATGGGTTTCGTCCGGTGCCGCCGTCATTGTATGACGAGTATGACGCGGCGATAAAGCCTATCTTTACACCATTTGCCGTGACGATCTTGCCTTTCCAGGCTTCCTCCGGCGACTCGCCGACGCCGACATATTCGATGCCCTTGCCGGGCAGAAATGCCATCGTGTGCCGCAGACCCGCGACGCCCTGATCGAGAGCGTGGTTATTGGCAAGTCCGACGATCTTAAAATTGAATTGGACGAGACCCTCAACGTCCTTTTTGCGCGTGTTGAAAACCAGGCCTTTACCGATGCGGCTGTCATTGCCCGATACAGGAGTTTCCAGATTGCCAAAATTGAAATCCGTCGAGCGGAAGACGCCTGCGAGCGAATTGAATGGAGCAAGTTCGCCTTCGCGGTCGATGAGGCGGGCGACACCGCGTGAGAGCATAATGTCGCCGACCGCCAAAAATGTCGCTTTCGACGGTTTGGTTTCGACGACCGGTTTGGTGTTTGCCGGCACGGTATTCGTCGATGCGCCGCCGCACCCCCAAGATGACGCGGACGCCAGGATCAGCAGCCCAAATATTCCCAAACGCAAAGTCGATCGTTTCATTATTCAAAGCCGATACGTTCACCGGATATCTATTGTACGCGCCGACTATCAGCCTATAATGGCACGACATTTGCGTCAAGGTAATTGCGGCAGAGTACTATTTTAACTTAGGAGGCAAGCTATGAAAATACTCATTGCGACCGATGGTTCGTCGTTTAGCACGGCGGCCGTGGAGATGGCAGCGCAATTATTACCGAATCGATCGGATACACAGGTCAAGTTGATCTCGGTCTATGAAAAGTTGGGGCCGATGGTCACGGAGCCATTCGGTGTCTCGATCGAACATTATCGCGAAGCCGAAAATGCCGAGCGAAAACTCGCCGAAGAAGCGGTCATTAGCTCCAGCGATAAGTTGCGCGCGAGCTTTCCGGATATGAAATTTACGATCGAGACCGAGGTGGTACGCGGTCGATCGTCGCGTATCATCGTGGAGACAGCGGCCGAATGGCAGGCCGATATGATCGTTGTGGGTTCGCACGGCTATGGTTTTTGGGAACGCAACCTGCTTGGTTCGGTCTCAGACGCAGTTGTTCATCAGGCACATTGTACGGTGCTGGTCGTTAGGTCGGCGCCCGAATAGGCATTTCCGCCGACTATGACATTGCCCGTGCCGTGAGCGTCTGCTTGCGTCACGGGCATCTCTTGTTTAGGCACACGCTACCGATATCGAGCGGTATTGGTAGCCTACTTTGCCGGGGATTACGCTCGCCGTTGGTTGTTTGGGGAGCGTCTCACGGTCAGCGGTCGTGGGTTATTCCACATCGGGCGCGAGGCTCTACGCGGTCGCGTGGGCGGTGCGACGACATAACGCCGGCGAATTCGCGTTACCGCGGCACATTGTGCGGTACGCCGGTTGCCACGAAATACATTTAGCAGAGGCATTGCGCCGGATCGGATCACTTAAAAAATCGGATCTAAATTTCCAAAGGAGGAACTATGCAGACCAGACTAAGAGCAGAATTTGATGGAGATCGCAACGAGGATGTGATCGGCATCAGCGATTACAGAACCGACCACAATACCCACGAGATCCTGTGTAGCGAATGCTTTCGCCCGTTTTTTGCCGATCAAGCGGCATTTGAGAGCATCTCCCGCGCGATCGAAGAGGGAATAGACAACCCTTTCCTTTGTGATGGTTGTGAGGCGATATACGACGATGCCGAACAACGCGAACACTAAATTAATTGTGTGGAGGTATCGTGAGATGAAAAGAATATTGGCCCTTGCAGCACTATTGATCGGTATGTCTTTATCAGCATTTGCGCAGAGCGGCAAGATCACCGGAAAGCTGACGTACCCGAGCGACGGCATCCCGCTGACGATGGCGGTGTGCGTGTATCCGACGGCGGCCTCGGCCACCGCTCGATATTGCTCATTTGATAAGGCCGCAAGCCTCAAAACGGCAAGGATCGCCTTCGCACTCAACTATCGCTCGGCTTCGTACCAGATCACATTGCCGGCAGGCATTTACTATCTGTACGCGACGTTTCCAAAAGGAAAGGCACCGACTGCCGATTACGAAAACTATAAGGCTTTCTACAACGAGTTTGTCCGTTGCGGTATGAACGTCGAATGCACGTCGAAACGAAAGATCGCCGTGACCGTTCGCTCAGGGCGAATCACGAGCGGCATAACGATCGGCGATTGGTACCCTTAGGCGGGGAGCAAATTAAATCGTCGTCGTGGCATCGTCTCGCGCGGGATTTCTTGTATAATCCAATTCGATCGGATGTCACGAATTATTCAAACCGGACTGTTTCCCTCGATTACCGGGCAAGTTGCTGACGGCGCGCTCACGGTCGCGCTTCATCCGCGGGCGGTTAATGGAGGTGTCGGCATTTGCTCGTCCAAACTTACCCGTTTGGCGGCCGATGTCATAAAGCAAAACGGAATGACGGTGACACGGGGCGTTACGGCGAGGCACCTTTTGAGATCGGCTATCTTGCGGACATTTCCCGACGCTCACGCGTCCGCTCTCGCAACGAGGATCAGACCGATCCTGAAAATCGTTCTTAGTACCGGCATCGACCCTCAGCAGCTTATCGAACACGGTTCGCCACGTGTCAGACAGCTCGGCGTGATCGCCGCCGAGTACAAGAGGTCTTTGCGGGAAAGAAGATCGATCGACGGCGAAGAGATGCTCATAACGGCCGCTGCACTCGCCCAGGAACGCCGTCCTTTGGCTATCTACGGTTATCACCGCGCCCGAAAAGAAGAGATCCTGTTCATTGACGCTCTTGCCGGCGATGGCAGCGTATTGTATCTGCCGTGCGTGGCCGATGGGATGTTTACGGTCAACCAACGTTGGATTCGATTTTTGGCAGACCGCGGATGGGAGATTTCGCACGATGAGACATCGCCCGCCACCACCGGTGAACGCCTCGCAGCGTCATACGCCAAGGTCTCGCCGCGACAGAGCGTCGATGCTCGTGCGTATTCGGATATCGACGCTGAGGTGCGCTCGTGTCTGGCTGAGGCCAAGCAGTTGGTCATTTCCGGGGTCGATCCACGTGAGATAGCTTTCGCGGTTCGCGCCCAGGAGGCTTATGCTCCGGCCATCGCGGCCGTGGCCGACGAATACGGCTTGCCGGTCAATATCACGCTCGAAATGCCGCTCTCAAAAACGGTTTTTGGCGGATTTGTCGAGCTGATCCTTGAGGCCGTTTTGAAACAGCTTGCCTTCGAGCCCGCAGCCCGGCTTCTGATGCATCCCTTTGGGCCGAAAATGCCCGAGGGCAAATGGACCGAGGCCCGTGTCGAGCATTATTCCGGCGTTCGGGCCTGGACACTTGTGTCTCCCGAGATCGCCGCACTCGAATGGGCGGACGAAGACCTGACTCTGTCTGATCGGGCAGACGCTCTTACAAACTTTCTTAAGTCGATCAAGGTCCGCGAAAAGGCGGCACCGCGCACCCGCGAATCACTCGCCTATCGGGCGTTCACCGAGGCTCTGAGCGAGCTCAAGGCTCTGGATGGCGATCATATGATGTCGTTGGACGGATTTGCCGCCGCCGTCGGCGAATTGCTCGCCGACGAGACCGTCCCGTTTAGCCCTTCGGCTGCCGGCATTGCGGTCATCGAACCCAAGAATATCGTCGGCGTTACCTATGAGCGGGTTTTTGTACTTGGAATGGCTGAAGGCGTCTTTCCAAAAACCACGTCCGAAGATCCGGTCGTCGATTTCTTCGAACGGCGTCAACTTGCCGCACACGGCATCGAATTTGCCGAGGCGGCCGAGGTCGCACGGTGGGAAGAACTGTCATTCTATTTCACACTTAACGCCGCCCGCGGCAATATTAGCTTTAGCTTTCCCAAGATCATCGACGATCGCGAGACGGTTGAAAGTCCCTTTTTTAAGCGTATCAGTGAAGGCGGTATAACGGCCGTCGCCGAATCGACGATAGCCTCAAGCCCGGAGGAACTCCGTCGAGCGTACCTTCGCTCGGATGACGCCTTGCCGACCGATGCCGCTTTAACGCGAGCCAAAGCTCAGCATTGTGTCGAACGCCAACGCGAGAATACCGGCATCTATGATGAATACGACGGCGTGATCGGCGTGCCGTACGATCCGTCCCGCCGCACCTGGAGTGCATCGCAATTGACCCAGATCGGCCAATGTTCATTCCGTTGGTTTGCCGAGCGACTGCTGAGGCTAAAACCGATCGACGAGATGGAACTCGGACTG
This is a stretch of genomic DNA from Chloracidobacterium sp.. It encodes these proteins:
- a CDS encoding CapA family protein; amino-acid sequence: MKRSTLRLGIFGLLILASASSWGCGGASTNTVPANTKPVVETKPSKATFLAVGDIMLSRGVARLIDREGELAPFNSLAGVFRSTDFNFGNLETPVSGNDSRIGKGLVFNTRKKDVEGLVQFNFKIVGLANNHALDQGVAGLRHTMAFLPGKGIEYVGVGESPEEAWKGKIVTANGVKIGFIAASYSSYNDGGTGRNPFVARIEDVELMRNSIASLRNEGCQFVVVAMHAGIEYTRRPHQPQIDFGHAAIDNGADMVIGAHPHWIQTIENYRGKYIFYSLGNFIFDQRKPDTMEGLMLKISVAHDGGVNVEKTARLEQVELLPVIVERFGAPRSTTAAESAAIVRKIGVTDPILLPK
- a CDS encoding LD-carboxypeptidase codes for the protein MNRREMLKGAAAIPLLAQAMVAGTAARPKMIKPKRLKPGDTVGIIAPASGVAPETWDRAVKNIESLGFKAKVGKNARGRLSFLSATDKERLEDLHWAFSDAEVSAVWCVRGGGGAPRLLPDIDYALIRKNPKIFIGFSDITALHVAIHQKTGLVTFHGPVASSEYSDYTRKHVISVLCEPSATHLAQVSEFNAAKESAYFRTETLRKGKCRGRLTGGNLALLTSIAGTPYALGDLKGKLLFIEDVNEPPYRVDRMLTQLRQSCDLSTVAGIALGIFDEGGATPAKTSQPLMDVFRDRLGDLGVPLVYGLSFGHIRDNLVLPYGIEAELDADNATITYLEPAVI
- a CDS encoding universal stress protein; this encodes MKILIATDGSSFSTAAVEMAAQLLPNRSDTQVKLISVYEKLGPMVTEPFGVSIEHYREAENAERKLAEEAVISSSDKLRASFPDMKFTIETEVVRGRSSRIIVETAAEWQADMIVVGSHGYGFWERNLLGSVSDAVVHQAHCTVLVVRSAPE
- a CDS encoding PD-(D/E)XK nuclease family protein; amino-acid sequence: MSRIIQTGLFPSITGQVADGALTVALHPRAVNGGVGICSSKLTRLAADVIKQNGMTVTRGVTARHLLRSAILRTFPDAHASALATRIRPILKIVLSTGIDPQQLIEHGSPRVRQLGVIAAEYKRSLRERRSIDGEEMLITAAALAQERRPLAIYGYHRARKEEILFIDALAGDGSVLYLPCVADGMFTVNQRWIRFLADRGWEISHDETSPATTGERLAASYAKVSPRQSVDARAYSDIDAEVRSCLAEAKQLVISGVDPREIAFAVRAQEAYAPAIAAVADEYGLPVNITLEMPLSKTVFGGFVELILEAVLKQLAFEPAARLLMHPFGPKMPEGKWTEARVEHYSGVRAWTLVSPEIAALEWADEDLTLSDRADALTNFLKSIKVREKAAPRTRESLAYRAFTEALSELKALDGDHMMSLDGFAAAVGELLADETVPFSPSAAGIAVIEPKNIVGVTYERVFVLGMAEGVFPKTTSEDPVVDFFERRQLAAHGIEFAEAAEVARWEELSFYFTLNAARGNISFSFPKIIDDRETVESPFFKRISEGGITAVAESTIASSPEELRRAYLRSDDALPTDAALTRAKAQHCVERQRENTGIYDEYDGVIGVPYDPSRRTWSASQLTQIGQCSFRWFAERLLRLKPIDEMELGLDPAMRGTLYHKALEIAIERAKNAPDIRAATLEHIDEAFAEAERDPKVALPDLPNWESERADQIRELKKAIEAPEFITDGSSVVGVEVEFRTDWEGFTFTGSIDRVDDTPDGLIAIDYKTSGTKPLGAKDRSGKLAVDVQIPLYANVALPALYPGGNYGDSAYYSLTKGKILRTEKDGDIEKLTDLVEDVRSLLAEGAFAVDPDHAEAVCKYCELESVCRKGPRLRRKSRAA